A part of Anabas testudineus chromosome 9, fAnaTes1.2, whole genome shotgun sequence genomic DNA contains:
- the LOC113150446 gene encoding chymotrypsin-like elastase family member 3B, whose amino-acid sequence MIPIVLASVLIASAFGCGTPPVEPVTPHSWPWQLFHSISIGVRFDRLLVYVDVGNRLSLCVLAGGPIADKLQQALMPVADHATCSQSDWWGIAVRTTMVCAGGDGIVAGCNGDSGGPLNCKNTQGIWEVHRIASFVSGLGCNYVKKPTVFTRVSAFNDWINQVMTNN is encoded by the exons ATGATCCCCATTGTGCTGGCCTCAGTGCTCATTGCTAGCG CCTTTGGGTGCGGCACCCCACCCGTCGAGCCTGTGACTCCCCACAGCTGGCCCTGGCAG ttgttccatagcatctctattggtgTGAG ATTTGACAGACTGCTAGTCTATGTGGATGTTGGTAATAGACTCAGCCTGTGTGTTTTAGCCGGAGGCCCCATAGCTGATAAGCTGCAGCAGGCTTTGATGCCTGTGGCTGACCATGCCACCTGCTCCCAGTCTGACTGGTGGGGTATTGCTGTCAGGACCACCATGGTGTGTGCTGGTGGAGATGGAATCGTGGCTGGATGCAAC GGCGACTCTGGTGGCCCTCTGAACTGTAAGAACACACAGGGCATCTGGGAGGTCCACCGCATTGCAAGCTTTGTCTCTGGCCTTGGCTGCAACTATGTGAAGAAACCCACTGTCTTCACACGTGTCTCTGCTTTCAATGACTGGATCAACCAG GTTATGACAAACAACTAA
- the ela3l gene encoding elastase 3 like — translation MIPIVLASVLIASAFGCGTPPIEPVTSRVVNGVDAKPHSWPWQISLQYERDGEWRHTCGGSLIAANWVMTAAHCINSQLSYRVFVGKYNLVEEEAGSKAILPEKIIVHEKWNSIFVALGNDIALIKLSEPVTLSNQVQLACIPPAGTVLSNLYPCYITGWGRLYTGGPIADKLQQALMPVADHATCSQPDWWGIAVRTTMVCAGGDGIVAGCNGDSGGPLNCKNTQGIWEVHGIASFVSGLGCNYVKKPTVFTRVSAFNDWINQVMTNN, via the exons ATGATCCCCATTGTGCTGGCCTCAGTGCTCATTGCTAGCG CCTTTGGGTGCGGCACCCCACCCATTGAGCCTGTGACTTCCCGTGTAGTCAACGGAGTAGATGCCAAGCCCCACAGCTGGCCCTGGCAG ATTTCTCTGCAGTATGAGAGGGATGGTGAGTGGAGGCACACTTGTGGGGGATCTCTGATTGCTGCCAACTGGGTCatgactgctgctcactgcatcaa CTCACAGCTCTCCTACAGGGTGTTCGTAGGAAAATACAACCTTGTTGAAGAAGAAGCTGGTTCCAAGGCCATCCTGCCCGAGAAGATTATTGTCCATGAGAAATGGAACTCTATCTTCGTGGCCCTCGG CAATGACATTGCCCTGATCAAACTCTCAGAGCCTGTCACTCTGAGCAACCAGGTGCAGTTGGCATGTATTCCTCCTGCTGGCACTGTGCTGTCCAACCTCTATCCCTGCTACATCACTGGATGGGGCAGACTGTACA CCGGAGGCCCCATAGCTGATAAGCTGCAGCAGGCTTTGATGCCTGTGGCTGACCATGCCACCTGCTCCCAGCCTGACTGGTGGGGTATTGCTGTCAGGACCACCATGGTGTGTGCTGGTGGAGATGGAATCGTGGCTGGATGCAAC GGCGACTCTGGTGGCCCTCTGAACTGTAAGAACACACAGGGCATCTGGGAGGTCCACGGCATTGCAAGCTTTGTCTCTGGCCTTGGCTGCAACTATGTGAAGAAACCCACTGTCTTCACACGTGTCTCTGCTTTCAATGACTGGATCAACCAG GTTATGACAAACAACTAA